The proteins below come from a single Miscanthus floridulus cultivar M001 chromosome 1, ASM1932011v1, whole genome shotgun sequence genomic window:
- the LOC136463059 gene encoding protein SLOW GREEN 1, chloroplastic-like: protein MAWLPGTSSLKTPTESILSSVVSTSRTLLFMLVAGLLPLSGVRSLPALACAPAPTQQLQEIKEQDEEVRMYSAILSHNPGDVDALKCALYAKMRRADWGGALRYVRWLRDAEPSEVEWRLMVVQLHELKGDLAKAERQFRELLAEEPLLVWALHGLALCMQKKLEGPTVFEMLENALQLATSEKRVLEERNIKLLIAQMHVVMGQLDVASEKLQNLINEDPRDFWSHLCQGIVYALLDRKEDADKQFDIYRSLVPDKFPYKSFISDVILAARMESHDRLQKEFESEFQMKK, encoded by the exons ATGGCTTGGCTCCCCGGCACCTCCTCCTTGAAGACCCCGACCGAGAGCATTCTCTCTTCCGTCGTCTCCACCTCGAGGACCCTCCTTTTCATGCTCGTCGCAGGCCTCCTCCCCCTCTCCGGCGTCCGCTCACTCCCCGCCCTCGCCTGCGCTCCCGCACCGACCCAGCAACtccaagaaatcaaagagcaaGATGAGGAGGTGCGAATGTATTCGGCAATTCTAAGCCACAATCCTGGCGACGTGGACGCACTCAAGTGTGCTCTGTATGCTAAGATGAGGCGCGCGGATTGGGGCGGGGCGCTGCGGTACGTGCGATGGCTACGTGACGCCGAGCCCAGCGAGGTGGAGTGGCGGCTGATGGTGGTGCAGCTACACGAGCTCAAGGGGGACCTCGCCAAGGCTGAGCGTCAGTTCAGGGAGCTCCTGGCAGAGGAGCCCCTCCTCGTCTGGGCTCTCCAT GGACTTGCACTATGTATGCAGAAGAAACTTGAAGGCCCTACTGTTTTTGAAATGCTTGAGAATGCTTTGCAGCTTGCAACTTCAGAGAAAAGGGTCCTGGAAGAGCGCAACATAAAGCTTTTGATCGCACAAATGCATGTTGTCATg GGTCAGTTGGATGTTGCATCTGAGAAACTACAAAATCTTATAAATGAGGATCCTCGAGATTTTTGGTCTCACCTTTGCCAG GGCATTGTGTATGCACTTTTAGACAGAAAAGAAGATGCAGATAAGCAGTTTGATATTTACAGAAGCCTTGTGCCGGATAAATTCCCATATAAGAGTTTTATCAGTGATGTTATACTAGCGGCTAGAATGGAGTCACATGATCGGCTACAAAAGGAATTTGAATCTGAGTTCCAAATGAAGAAATGA